One genomic segment of Streptomyces sp. RerS4 includes these proteins:
- a CDS encoding aquaporin, with product MTNQASLLRRAAAELIGTASLLVVVIGSGIHASALSRDSGVALLANALATALGLGLIITLFGPLSGGHLNPVVTLTAWWARRTGGEGLGGREALTYAAAQTAGAIGGAALAEAMFGRVPGTLSTQVREGGHLLIGEVVATAGLVLVIHGLGRIERSKLIPAAVAAYIGAAIWFTSSSSFANPAGTVGRAFSDSFTGIAPQSLPGFVAAQLLGGALGLVLTAALYGREPQVRAGRGAARTGSREAGAGADGAAGAPEGGAAESGPEVADKARRGPEFEAVV from the coding sequence ATGACAAACCAGGCTTCACTGCTACGACGCGCGGCGGCCGAACTCATCGGTACCGCGAGTCTGCTCGTGGTGGTGATCGGCTCCGGCATCCACGCCTCGGCCCTCAGCCGTGACTCCGGCGTCGCGCTCCTCGCCAACGCGCTCGCCACCGCCCTCGGCCTCGGCCTGATCATCACCCTTTTCGGTCCCCTGTCCGGCGGGCACCTCAACCCCGTCGTCACCCTCACCGCCTGGTGGGCCCGCCGTACCGGGGGCGAAGGGCTCGGCGGCCGCGAGGCCCTGACCTACGCCGCCGCCCAGACGGCCGGTGCCATCGGCGGCGCCGCCCTGGCCGAAGCGATGTTCGGCCGCGTCCCCGGGACCCTGTCGACCCAGGTCAGGGAGGGCGGGCACCTGCTCATCGGGGAGGTCGTCGCCACCGCCGGGCTCGTCCTGGTCATCCACGGGCTCGGCCGCATCGAGCGGTCGAAGCTGATCCCGGCCGCCGTCGCCGCGTACATCGGCGCCGCGATCTGGTTCACCTCGTCGAGCTCGTTCGCCAATCCGGCCGGCACGGTCGGACGCGCCTTCAGCGACTCCTTCACCGGCATCGCCCCGCAGTCGCTGCCCGGCTTCGTCGCGGCGCAGCTGCTCGGCGGAGCGCTGGGCCTCGTCCTCACCGCCGCGCTCTACGGGCGTGAGCCCCAGGTCCGGGCCGGCCGAGGCGCCGCGCGGACCGGATCGCGGGAAGCCGGTGCGGGCGCCGACGGGGCAGCCGGCGCGCCGGAAGGCGGCGCGGCGGAAAGTGGACCGGAAGTGGCCGATAAGGCCCGCCGCGGACCCGAGTTCGAGGCCGTCGTCTGA
- a CDS encoding MerR family transcriptional regulator yields MSDQAVAEYRIEDLAHHSGATVRTIRAYQDRGLLPKPERRGRSNVYRDTHLARLRQIADLLDRGYTLASIKELLEAWDAGRGLGGVLGLVAEVHGPWTDEEAARITRADLDERFGGRPDDDAVGEACELGVLERIPGRPDEFLVPSPQELTVAAELYAAGVPLSAITGHLRELRGQVEHIASRFLEFTTEHVFARYLGQVPPTDADAAEAATMVRRLRPLAQQTVDAELARAMRLFATRHLQRHLGTAVAAQPSGPAPVALPAETVRAVQELVGPDHVAEFVRAATERELQARTMNDLARRGGR; encoded by the coding sequence TTGTCCGATCAGGCGGTAGCCGAGTACCGGATCGAGGATCTGGCGCACCACAGCGGAGCCACGGTGCGCACGATCCGCGCCTACCAGGACCGCGGTCTGCTGCCGAAGCCGGAGCGCCGCGGCCGGTCCAACGTCTACCGGGACACCCACCTGGCCCGGCTGCGGCAGATCGCGGACCTGCTGGACCGGGGCTACACGCTGGCCTCCATCAAGGAGTTGCTGGAGGCCTGGGACGCGGGGCGGGGACTCGGCGGCGTACTGGGACTGGTCGCGGAGGTGCACGGGCCGTGGACCGACGAGGAGGCGGCCCGCATCACCCGGGCCGACCTCGACGAGCGGTTCGGGGGCAGACCCGACGACGACGCGGTGGGCGAGGCGTGCGAACTGGGGGTGCTGGAGCGGATCCCCGGGCGGCCGGACGAGTTCCTCGTGCCCTCACCGCAGGAGCTGACGGTCGCGGCCGAGCTGTACGCGGCCGGGGTGCCGCTGTCGGCGATCACCGGGCACCTGCGCGAGCTGCGGGGCCAGGTCGAGCACATCGCGTCGCGTTTCCTGGAGTTCACCACCGAGCACGTCTTCGCCCGGTACCTCGGGCAGGTGCCGCCGACGGACGCGGACGCGGCGGAAGCGGCGACGATGGTCCGCCGGCTGCGCCCGCTGGCCCAGCAGACCGTGGACGCCGAATTGGCGCGCGCGATGCGCCTGTTCGCGACCCGGCACCTCCAGCGGCACCTGGGCACGGCCGTTGCCGCTCAGCCGTCGGGGCCCGCACCCGTCGCCCTGCCGGCCGAGACGGTGCGGGCGGTGCAGGAGCTGGTGGGGCCCGATCATGTGGCGGAGTTCGTCCGGGCCGCGACGGAGCGCGAGCTCCAGGCCCGGACGATGAACGATCTGGCGCGCAGGGGCGGCCGATAG
- a CDS encoding SDR family oxidoreductase: protein MTGAGLVGARERRVATGGIELCVVELGESDRPTVVLVHGYPDSKEVWSEVAERLASRFHVVLYDVRGHGRSSAPTPLRGGFTLEKLTDDFLAVADAVSPDRPVHLVGHDWGSVQGWEFATVARTEGRIASFTSMSGPSLDHFGHWIKKRMARPTPRRAAQLINQGAKSWYVAMLHTPVLPELAWRGPLGKRWPKMLERLEKVPAGAYPTASLPSDAAHGAWLYRDNVRARMRRPRADSYAHVPVQLITPLGDAFLSPRLYDELELWAPDLVRRTLPAQHWIPRTRPDQVAAWIAEFVTAREEPAVRAPEQKAPGRYADRFGGQLVLVTGAASGIGRATAFAFAEAGARVVAVDRDAEGAIRTAEMARLVGAPEAWGECVDVSDEQAMEKLAAKVAAEYGIVDVLVNNAGIGLSGAFLDTTSEDWKKVLDVNLWGVIHGCRIFGRQMAERGQGGHIVNTASAAAYLPSRTLPAYSTSKAAVLMLSECLRAELADRSIGVSAICPGIVNTNITTTSRFAGVDEAEEKRRQERSSRLYGLRNFPPEKVADAILLAVVKNQAVVPVTPESKSALWMSRFAPRTLRRLARIEPRL, encoded by the coding sequence CTGACGGGCGCGGGGCTGGTGGGCGCGCGGGAGCGCCGGGTGGCCACCGGCGGGATCGAGCTGTGCGTCGTCGAGCTCGGTGAGAGCGACCGGCCGACGGTGGTGCTGGTGCACGGCTACCCGGACAGCAAGGAGGTCTGGTCCGAGGTCGCGGAGCGGCTCGCCTCCCGGTTCCACGTGGTGCTGTACGACGTACGGGGTCACGGGCGTTCCTCGGCGCCGACGCCGCTGCGCGGTGGCTTCACCCTGGAGAAGCTGACGGACGACTTCCTGGCCGTGGCGGACGCCGTCAGCCCGGACCGCCCGGTGCACCTGGTGGGGCACGACTGGGGCTCCGTCCAGGGCTGGGAGTTCGCGACGGTGGCCCGTACCGAAGGACGGATCGCGTCCTTCACCTCCATGTCCGGGCCCTCCCTGGACCACTTCGGGCACTGGATCAAGAAGCGGATGGCGCGCCCCACCCCGCGCCGGGCCGCCCAGCTGATCAACCAGGGCGCGAAGTCCTGGTACGTCGCCATGCTGCACACGCCGGTGCTGCCGGAGCTGGCCTGGCGCGGGCCGCTCGGCAAGCGGTGGCCGAAGATGCTCGAACGGCTGGAGAAGGTCCCGGCCGGCGCGTACCCGACGGCCTCACTGCCCTCGGACGCCGCGCACGGCGCCTGGCTCTACCGCGACAACGTACGGGCCCGCATGCGCAGGCCACGCGCCGACTCGTACGCGCACGTACCGGTGCAGCTGATCACCCCGCTCGGGGACGCGTTCCTGTCCCCCCGGCTCTACGACGAGCTGGAGCTGTGGGCCCCGGACCTGGTACGGCGGACGCTGCCGGCGCAGCACTGGATTCCCCGGACGCGCCCCGACCAGGTGGCGGCGTGGATCGCGGAGTTCGTCACGGCCCGCGAGGAGCCGGCCGTACGGGCGCCCGAGCAGAAGGCTCCCGGCCGGTACGCCGATCGCTTCGGCGGGCAGCTCGTCCTGGTCACCGGCGCCGCCAGTGGCATCGGCCGGGCCACCGCCTTCGCGTTCGCCGAGGCCGGGGCGCGCGTGGTGGCCGTGGACCGGGACGCCGAGGGCGCGATCCGCACCGCGGAGATGGCACGGCTGGTCGGCGCTCCCGAGGCCTGGGGCGAGTGTGTGGACGTGAGCGACGAGCAGGCGATGGAGAAGCTCGCGGCGAAGGTCGCCGCCGAGTACGGGATCGTGGACGTCCTGGTCAACAACGCCGGGATCGGGCTCTCCGGGGCCTTCCTGGACACCACCTCCGAGGACTGGAAGAAGGTCCTCGACGTCAACCTGTGGGGTGTCATCCACGGCTGCCGGATCTTCGGCCGGCAGATGGCCGAGCGCGGTCAGGGCGGACACATCGTGAACACCGCCTCGGCCGCCGCCTATCTGCCCTCTCGGACGCTGCCCGCCTACAGCACCTCGAAGGCCGCGGTGTTGATGCTGAGCGAGTGCCTGCGCGCGGAGCTGGCCGACCGGTCCATCGGCGTCTCGGCGATCTGCCCGGGGATCGTCAACACCAACATCACCACCACGTCCCGCTTCGCCGGGGTGGACGAGGCGGAGGAGAAGCGCCGCCAGGAGCGTTCCTCGCGGCTGTACGGGCTGCGCAACTTCCCGCCGGAGAAGGTCGCCGACGCGATCCTGCTGGCCGTCGTGAAGAACCAGGCCGTGGTGCCGGTGACTCCGGAGTCCAAGAGCGCCCTGTGGATGTCCCGGTTCGCGCCGCGCACGCTGCGGCGGCTCGCGAGGATCGAGCCCAGACTGTGA